One window of Fusobacterium polymorphum genomic DNA carries:
- a CDS encoding ArsB/NhaD family transporter, translating to MLLILGILIFIVVFYCIITEKVPSAYATMLGALTMAFLGIVNEEEILETIHSRLEILLLLIGMMIIVSLISETGVFQWFAIKVVKIVRGDPLKLLILLSLVTAGCSAFLDNVTTILLMAPVSILLAKQLKLDPFPFVMTEVLSSDIGGMATLIGDPTQLIIGSEGKLTFNEFLFNTAPMTIIALTILLTVVYLTNIRKMKVPNRLRAQIMELESDRILKDKKLLKQSMIILTAVIIGFVLNNFVNKGLSVISLSGGIFLAFLTEREPKKIFGGVEWDTLFFFIGLFVMIKGIENLGVIKFIGDKIIEISTGNFKVASISIMWLSSIFTSIFGNVANAATFAKIIKTVIPDFQNIADTKVFWWALSYGSCLGGSITMIGSATNVVAVSASAKADCKIDFMKFFKFGSKIAILNLIAATVYMYLRYL from the coding sequence ATGTTATTAATTTTAGGAATACTTATTTTTATTGTAGTTTTTTACTGCATAATTACAGAAAAAGTTCCTTCTGCTTATGCAACTATGCTTGGAGCATTGACAATGGCTTTTTTAGGAATAGTGAACGAAGAAGAAATTTTAGAAACAATACATAGTAGGTTAGAAATATTACTTTTACTAATTGGAATGATGATAATAGTATCTTTAATATCTGAAACAGGAGTATTTCAGTGGTTTGCAATTAAAGTTGTAAAAATAGTAAGAGGAGATCCTTTAAAGCTCTTAATATTACTTTCACTTGTAACAGCAGGATGCTCAGCATTTTTGGATAATGTCACAACTATATTATTAATGGCACCAGTATCAATATTATTGGCTAAACAATTAAAACTAGATCCTTTTCCCTTTGTTATGACAGAAGTTTTATCGTCAGATATAGGAGGAATGGCAACATTAATAGGTGACCCTACTCAACTTATCATAGGAAGTGAAGGAAAATTAACTTTTAATGAATTTTTATTCAATACTGCTCCTATGACTATTATAGCACTTACAATACTATTGACAGTTGTATATTTGACCAATATAAGGAAGATGAAAGTTCCAAATAGATTAAGAGCCCAAATTATGGAATTGGAATCTGATAGAATATTAAAAGATAAAAAATTACTTAAACAATCTATGATAATTCTTACTGCTGTGATAATAGGTTTTGTACTAAATAATTTTGTTAATAAAGGATTATCAGTAATTTCTTTAAGTGGTGGAATATTTTTAGCATTTTTAACAGAAAGAGAACCTAAAAAGATTTTTGGTGGAGTGGAATGGGATACTCTATTTTTCTTTATTGGACTTTTTGTTATGATTAAAGGTATTGAAAATTTAGGAGTAATTAAATTTATTGGGGATAAAATAATTGAAATATCAACAGGTAATTTTAAAGTAGCTTCAATCTCAATAATGTGGTTATCTTCAATATTTACTTCTATATTTGGAAATGTTGCTAATGCTGCAACTTTTGCAAAAATTATTAAAACAGTTATTCCAGATTTCCAAAATATAGCAGATACAAAAGTGTTTTGGTGGGCTTTATCTTATGGTTCTTGTTTAGGTGGAAGTATCACAATGATAGGTTCAGCAACAAATGTAGTGGCAGTATCAGCTTCAGCAAAGGCAGATTGCAAAATTGATTTTATGAAATTCTTTAAATTTGGAAGTAAGATAGCAATTTTAAATTTGATAGCTGCAACTGTATATATGTATTTAAGATATTTATAA
- a CDS encoding phosphatidylglycerophosphatase A family protein: MADHNHNHKLIKNLGTCFGLGEMPFMPGTFGTLGGIPIFLLLTYLRKFFLNVMVFNSFYLVFLVTFFAISVYVADICEKEIFKKEDPQAVVIDEVLGFLTTLFLINPVGIKATLIAMLLAFIIFRILDITKIGPIYKSQSFGNGVGVVLDDFLAGIIGNFILVFIWTKFFY, from the coding sequence ATGGCAGACCATAATCACAATCATAAACTCATTAAGAATTTAGGGACTTGTTTTGGCTTGGGAGAAATGCCATTTATGCCAGGAACATTTGGAACATTAGGAGGAATACCAATATTTTTACTACTGACATATTTAAGAAAATTCTTTTTAAATGTGATGGTATTTAATTCTTTTTACTTGGTGTTCTTAGTTACATTTTTTGCTATATCTGTTTATGTTGCAGATATTTGTGAAAAAGAAATTTTTAAAAAAGAGGATCCACAAGCAGTTGTAATTGATGAAGTTTTAGGATTTTTAACTACTTTGTTTTTAATAAATCCTGTTGGAATAAAAGCAACTTTGATTGCTATGTTATTAGCATTTATAATTTTTAGAATATTAGATATAACAAAAATAGGACCTATATATAAATCACAAAGTTTTGGTAATGGAGTTGGGGTAGTTTTAGATGATTTCTTAGCAGGAATTATAGGAAACTTTATTTTGGTGTTTATTTGGACAAAATTTTTCTATTGA
- a CDS encoding competence/damage-inducible protein A, protein MKAGIFLVGTELLNGATIDTNSIYIAEELNKYGIEIEFKMTVRDVMDEIVKALKYAKKNVDLVILTGGLGPTDDDITKEAMAKFLKKKLVVDEKEKKELLKKYKSYKNPNKTNFKEVEKPEGAISFKNDVGMAPAVYVDGLVAFPGFPNELKNMFPKFLKYYVKENNLKSQIYIKDIITYGIGESVLETTVKDLFTEGDIFYEFLVKDYGTLIRLQTKIENKKNVAKIVKKLYNRISEFIIGEDDERIENTIFECLNSGEKTLTISTAESCTGGMIASKLIEVPGISENFIEGIVSYSNEAKIKRLKVKKETLEKYGAVSEEVAREMLTGLKTDIGISTTGIAGPDGGTKEKPVGLVYIGIKVKDEVKVFKRELKGDRNKIRQRAMMHALYNLLKILK, encoded by the coding sequence ATGAAAGCAGGAATATTTTTAGTTGGAACAGAGTTATTAAATGGAGCAACAATAGATACAAATAGTATCTATATAGCTGAAGAATTAAATAAATATGGAATTGAAATAGAATTTAAAATGACAGTTAGAGATGTCATGGATGAGATAGTAAAAGCTTTAAAGTATGCAAAGAAAAATGTTGACTTAGTTATTCTAACAGGAGGTTTAGGACCTACTGATGATGATATAACTAAGGAAGCAATGGCAAAATTTTTAAAGAAAAAATTAGTTGTAGATGAAAAAGAAAAGAAAGAACTTTTAAAGAAATATAAGTCATATAAAAATCCAAATAAAACTAATTTTAAAGAAGTTGAAAAGCCAGAGGGAGCAATAAGTTTTAAAAATGATGTTGGAATGGCACCAGCAGTTTATGTAGATGGCTTAGTTGCTTTTCCAGGTTTTCCAAATGAATTAAAAAATATGTTTCCAAAATTTTTAAAATATTATGTAAAAGAAAATAATTTAAAAAGTCAAATTTATATAAAAGATATAATTACCTATGGAATTGGAGAAAGTGTACTTGAAACAACAGTAAAAGATTTATTTACTGAGGGAGATATTTTTTATGAGTTTCTAGTAAAGGACTATGGAACTCTAATAAGATTGCAAACAAAGATTGAAAATAAAAAGAATGTAGCAAAAATTGTAAAAAAGTTATATAATAGAATATCTGAGTTCATAATTGGAGAAGATGATGAAAGAATAGAAAATACTATTTTTGAATGTTTAAACTCAGGTGAAAAAACACTTACTATTTCAACAGCTGAGTCTTGTACAGGTGGTATGATAGCAAGTAAATTAATTGAAGTTCCAGGTATTTCAGAAAACTTCATAGAAGGTATAGTTTCTTATTCAAATGAGGCAAAAATAAAAAGATTAAAAGTAAAAAAAGAAACTCTTGAAAAATATGGAGCAGTCAGTGAAGAGGTTGCAAGAGAAATGCTTACAGGTTTAAAAACAGATATTGGAATTTCAACAACAGGTATAGCGGGACCAGATGGTGGAACAAAAGAAAAACCAGTGGGACTTGTATATATAGGAATAAAAGTAAAAGATGAAGTAAAAGTTTTTAAAAGAGAGTTAAAAGGTGATAGAAATAAAATAAGACAGAGAGCTATGATGCACGCACTCTACAACTTATTAAAAATATTAAAGTGA
- a CDS encoding DegV family protein yields MKIEIKILNPVRLTKLFIAASRWLSKYADVLNDLNVYPVPDGDTGTNMSMTLQSVENALIGLQSEPNMEELVDIISEAVLLGARGNSGTILSQIIQGFLDAVRDKEEIDIETAAKAFVSAKERAYKAVSQPVEGTILTVIRRVSEAAMAYDGPKDDFIPFLVNLKNAAADAVEDTPNLLPKLKEAGVVDAGGKGIFYVLEGFEKSVTDPEMLKDLARIANSQVNRKQKLEYINKNEIKFKYCTEFIIESGDFDLDEYKERIGKLGDSMVVAQTRKKTKTHIHTNNPGQALEIAGSLGDLNNIKIENMEIQHNHVLVKEEELNKVDIRGIVKEAIPEEPKLLFNEKNIENNVAIYAVVDNKNIADLFLKDGASATLIGGQTKNPSVSDIEEGLKKIKAKTIYILPNNKNIIASAKLAAKRDNRDIIVIDTKTMLEGYYFTKNRKMNLQNLLRQLKFNNSIEITKAVRDTKVNDIEIKIGDNIALVNGALTEKAERVEDLIKKIYEKYVNDNTLAVTVVRGKTATEEGNEAIKSKSFKKFFEYDGEQDNYSYYIYLEQRDPSLSKIAILTDSASDITPDMIEGLDVTVIPIRLKIGENNYKDGVNLSKKEFWHKLLTEKVMPKTAQPSPAEFRDYYEELFNKGYEKIISLHISSKMSGTQQVAKVAREMLKREKDIIIVDSKSVTFGQAYQVLEAAKMIKAGAKLEDILTRLYEIADKMKVYFAVSDLTYLEKGGRIGRASSVIGNLLKLRPVLKLEDGEVSLETKTFGERGAISYMEKIIKNEGKNSIYLYTAWGGTNQELQSTDILKKVADTMRKIEYKGRFEIGATIGSHSGPVFGIGIISKIR; encoded by the coding sequence ATGAAAATAGAGATAAAAATTTTAAACCCTGTCAGGCTGACAAAGTTATTTATAGCAGCAAGTAGATGGCTTTCAAAATATGCAGATGTTTTAAATGACTTAAATGTTTATCCTGTACCAGATGGAGATACAGGAACAAATATGTCAATGACATTACAATCAGTTGAAAATGCCTTGATAGGATTGCAAAGTGAACCTAATATGGAAGAGCTTGTGGATATAATTTCAGAAGCAGTTCTATTAGGAGCAAGAGGAAATTCAGGAACAATTTTATCACAAATAATTCAAGGATTCTTAGATGCAGTAAGAGATAAAGAAGAAATAGATATAGAAACAGCGGCAAAAGCTTTTGTATCTGCAAAGGAAAGAGCATATAAAGCAGTGAGCCAACCTGTTGAAGGAACAATACTTACAGTTATAAGAAGAGTTTCAGAAGCAGCTATGGCTTATGATGGACCAAAAGATGATTTTATACCATTCTTAGTTAATTTAAAAAATGCAGCTGCCGATGCAGTTGAAGATACTCCTAATCTTTTACCTAAATTAAAAGAAGCAGGAGTTGTAGATGCTGGAGGAAAAGGGATTTTTTATGTCCTTGAAGGATTTGAAAAATCAGTTACTGACCCTGAAATGTTAAAAGATTTAGCAAGAATAGCAAATTCACAAGTAAACAGAAAACAAAAATTAGAATATATAAATAAGAATGAAATAAAATTTAAATATTGTACAGAATTTATAATTGAGTCTGGAGATTTTGACTTAGATGAATATAAAGAAAGAATTGGTAAACTTGGGGACTCTATGGTTGTTGCCCAAACAAGAAAAAAGACGAAGACTCATATACATACAAATAATCCAGGACAAGCATTGGAAATTGCGGGTTCATTAGGAGATTTAAATAATATAAAAATTGAAAATATGGAAATTCAACACAACCATGTTTTAGTTAAAGAAGAAGAACTTAATAAAGTTGATATAAGAGGTATTGTAAAAGAAGCTATCCCAGAAGAACCAAAGTTATTATTTAATGAAAAAAATATTGAAAATAATGTAGCAATATATGCAGTTGTAGATAATAAAAATATAGCTGATTTATTCTTGAAAGATGGAGCAAGTGCAACTTTAATTGGTGGGCAAACAAAAAATCCTTCTGTTTCAGATATAGAAGAAGGTTTAAAGAAAATTAAAGCAAAAACTATATATATTTTGCCTAATAATAAGAATATTATTGCTAGTGCAAAACTTGCAGCAAAAAGAGATAATAGAGATATTATAGTTATAGATACAAAAACAATGTTAGAAGGATACTATTTTACTAAAAATAGAAAGATGAACCTTCAAAATTTATTAAGACAATTAAAATTCAATAATTCTATTGAAATTACAAAGGCGGTTAGAGATACTAAGGTAAATGACATAGAAATTAAAATAGGAGATAATATTGCCCTTGTAAATGGAGCTTTAACTGAAAAAGCTGAAAGAGTTGAAGATTTAATTAAAAAAATCTATGAAAAATATGTAAATGACAACACTTTAGCTGTTACTGTTGTTAGAGGAAAAACAGCAACAGAAGAAGGAAATGAAGCAATAAAATCTAAGAGCTTTAAAAAATTCTTTGAATATGATGGAGAACAAGATAACTATTCTTACTATATTTACTTGGAACAAAGAGACCCTAGTCTATCAAAGATTGCAATACTAACAGATTCTGCATCTGATATAACACCAGATATGATAGAAGGACTTGATGTAACAGTTATTCCAATAAGACTTAAAATTGGAGAAAATAACTATAAGGATGGAGTGAATTTAAGTAAAAAAGAATTCTGGCATAAATTATTGACAGAAAAAGTAATGCCTAAAACTGCTCAGCCTTCTCCTGCTGAATTTAGAGATTACTATGAAGAACTATTTAATAAAGGATATGAAAAAATAATATCACTTCATATTTCTAGTAAGATGAGTGGAACTCAACAAGTTGCAAAAGTAGCAAGAGAAATGTTAAAGAGGGAAAAGGATATAATTATAGTTGATTCAAAATCTGTTACTTTTGGACAAGCATATCAAGTTCTTGAAGCTGCTAAGATGATAAAAGCTGGAGCTAAGTTAGAGGATATTTTGACAAGACTTTATGAAATAGCAGATAAGATGAAAGTATATTTTGCAGTTAGTGATTTAACTTACCTAGAAAAAGGTGGAAGAATTGGAAGAGCTTCATCAGTAATTGGAAACTTATTAAAATTAAGACCTGTTTTAAAATTAGAAGATGGAGAGGTTAGCCTTGAAACTAAAACTTTTGGTGAAAGAGGAGCTATCTCTTATATGGAAAAGATTATTAAAAATGAAGGTAAAAATAGTATATATCTATATACAGCTTGGGGAGGAACTAACCAAGAATTACAAAGTACAGATATATTGAAAAAGGTAGCAGACACAATGAGAAAAATTGAATACAAAGGTAGATTTGAAATTGGAGCTACAATAGGTAGCCACAGTGGACCTGTCTTTGGAATAGGAATTATATCTAAAATTAGATAA
- a CDS encoding DNA adenine methylase: MENLKLFLDDEDRKNRLVSSPFNYTGGKYKLLEQLQKLFKEEEIFLDIFAGGANVGINSKSPKIIFNDVNAKIISLIEHIKNIDTEKLLKKIDDIIVEYGLSNTMLYGYKYYSCNSSEGLANYNKEAFLKLRKDYNKKLNEGIEDYILLYVLIVFSFNNQVRFNSKGEFNLPVGKRDFNSKMRNKLILFSKKLKEKEIEFCSKDFREIDINKISKNTFIYCDPPYLITTAGYNENGMWTDKEEKDLLNFLKELDKKGLKFALSNVLESKNKENKILKDWILENNFYCNYLKKDYSNSNYQRKAKNSISVEVLVTNYNTDEM, from the coding sequence ATGGAAAATTTAAAATTATTTTTAGATGATGAAGATAGAAAAAATAGATTAGTATCTTCACCATTTAATTATACTGGTGGAAAATACAAATTATTAGAACAACTTCAAAAATTATTTAAGGAAGAAGAGATCTTTTTAGATATTTTTGCAGGTGGAGCAAATGTTGGGATTAACTCAAAGTCTCCAAAAATAATTTTTAATGATGTAAATGCTAAGATCATTTCTTTAATAGAGCATATTAAAAATATAGATACAGAAAAATTATTGAAAAAAATAGATGATATTATAGTTGAATATGGCTTATCAAATACAATGCTTTATGGCTATAAGTATTATTCTTGCAATAGTAGTGAAGGATTAGCAAATTACAATAAAGAAGCCTTTTTAAAATTGAGAAAAGATTATAATAAGAAATTGAATGAAGGGATAGAAGATTACATTCTTTTGTATGTTTTAATTGTTTTTTCTTTTAACAATCAAGTTCGTTTCAATAGTAAAGGAGAATTTAATTTACCAGTTGGAAAAAGAGATTTTAATTCAAAAATGAGGAATAAGTTAATCTTATTTTCAAAAAAATTAAAAGAAAAAGAGATTGAATTTTGTTCAAAAGATTTTAGAGAGATTGATATAAATAAAATTTCTAAAAATACTTTTATTTATTGTGATCCACCTTATTTAATTACTACTGCTGGATATAATGAAAATGGTATGTGGACAGACAAAGAAGAGAAGGATTTACTGAATTTTTTAAAAGAGTTAGATAAAAAAGGTTTAAAATTTGCTTTGTCAAATGTTTTAGAAAGTAAGAATAAAGAAAATAAAATTTTGAAAGATTGGATTTTAGAAAATAATTTTTATTGTAATTATTTAAAAAAAGATTATTCAAATAGTAATTATCAAAGAAAAGCAAAAAACAGTATTTCAGTTGAAGTTTTGGTAACTAATTATAATACTGATGAGATGTAA
- a CDS encoding ArsB/NhaD family transporter, with the protein MLYIGILIFIVVFYCIITEKVPSSWATMAGGLLMTLIGIINQEQVLETIYNRLEVLFLLVGMMMIVLLVSETGVFQWFAIKVAQLVRGEPFKLIILLACVTALCSAFLDNVTTILLMAPVSILLAKQLKLNPFPFVITEVMSANIGGLATLIGDPTQLIIGAEGKLTFNEFLFNTAPVAILSMISLLATVYFMYAKNMKVSNELKAKIMELDSSRSLKDIKLLKQSIVIFSLVIIGFILNNFVDKGLAIIALSGAVFLALIAKKSPKEMFEGVEWETLFFFIGLFMMIKGIENLDIIKFIGDKMISLTKGHFGGAVFSTMWISAAFTSVIGNVANAATFSKILNIMTPSFAGEASVKALWWALSFGSCLGGNLSLLGSATNVVAVGAADKAGCKINFVQFLKFGGIIAIENLIIASIYIYFRYL; encoded by the coding sequence ATGTTATATATTGGAATTTTAATATTTATAGTGGTATTCTATTGTATAATTACAGAGAAAGTACCAAGCTCTTGGGCAACTATGGCTGGAGGTTTATTAATGACTTTAATAGGTATAATAAACCAAGAACAAGTCCTTGAAACGATATACAATAGGTTAGAAGTTTTATTTTTACTTGTTGGGATGATGATGATAGTTCTTCTTGTTTCTGAAACAGGGGTATTCCAATGGTTTGCAATTAAGGTTGCACAGTTGGTAAGAGGAGAACCATTTAAGTTAATTATTTTATTAGCTTGTGTAACTGCTTTATGTTCTGCATTTTTGGATAATGTTACAACAATTTTACTTATGGCACCAGTATCAATATTATTAGCTAAGCAATTAAAATTAAATCCTTTCCCTTTTGTTATAACAGAAGTTATGTCAGCAAATATTGGAGGACTTGCAACATTGATAGGTGATCCTACTCAACTTATCATAGGTGCAGAAGGAAAATTAACTTTTAACGAATTTCTATTTAATACAGCACCGGTTGCAATACTTTCAATGATTTCTCTTTTAGCAACAGTTTATTTTATGTATGCTAAAAATATGAAAGTATCAAATGAATTAAAAGCTAAAATTATGGAATTAGATTCAAGTAGATCATTAAAGGATATAAAACTTTTAAAACAATCAATAGTTATATTTTCTTTAGTTATAATAGGTTTTATCTTAAATAACTTTGTAGATAAAGGACTAGCTATAATTGCATTGTCAGGAGCAGTCTTTTTAGCATTAATTGCAAAGAAAAGTCCTAAGGAAATGTTTGAAGGTGTTGAATGGGAAACTTTATTTTTCTTTATAGGATTATTTATGATGATAAAAGGAATAGAAAATCTTGATATTATTAAATTTATTGGGGATAAAATGATAAGTTTGACAAAAGGTCATTTTGGAGGAGCAGTATTTTCAACAATGTGGATATCAGCAGCCTTTACATCAGTAATAGGAAATGTTGCTAATGCTGCCACATTCTCAAAAATCCTTAATATTATGACTCCAAGTTTTGCAGGAGAGGCAAGTGTGAAAGCACTTTGGTGGGCATTATCATTTGGCTCTTGTCTAGGTGGAAATTTAAGTTTACTAGGTTCTGCAACAAATGTTGTTGCAGTAGGAGCTGCAGATAAAGCAGGATGTAAAATTAATTTTGTACAATTTTTAAAATTTGGTGGAATTATTGCCATAGAAAATTTAATTATAGCTTCAATATATATTTATTTCAGATATCTATAA
- a CDS encoding PTS sugar transporter subunit IIA, with translation MKFSSYLNPDYIFPCLEVDSKEEIIRTIVDKVAEDNKMVSEQKNEIIKNILKREEEISTCIGNGIFLPHTRMIDFSDFIIAVATVKNKLEAEIGGTNQTDDIKVVFLIISDVLKNKNLLKAMSAISKIALKNPEIIEKIKTATHEKQILELLSANDIEIEHKIIAEDVLSPEIKPARENDTLEEIAKRLIIEQKSALPVLREDGILLGEITERELIGFGMPEHLSLMSDLNFLTVGEPFEEYLINESTMTIKDIYRKDIKHLLIDKDTPIMEICFKMVYKGMHRLYVVNPKDNKYLGIINRSDIIKKVLHI, from the coding sequence ATGAAATTTTCAAGTTACTTAAATCCAGATTATATATTTCCTTGTTTAGAAGTAGATTCTAAGGAAGAAATAATTAGAACAATTGTTGACAAAGTGGCAGAAGATAATAAGATGGTTTCTGAACAAAAAAATGAAATTATCAAAAATATTTTAAAGAGAGAAGAAGAAATTTCTACTTGTATAGGTAATGGAATTTTCTTACCACATACAAGAATGATAGATTTTTCAGATTTTATCATAGCAGTTGCCACTGTTAAAAATAAATTAGAAGCTGAGATTGGTGGAACAAATCAAACTGATGATATAAAAGTTGTTTTCTTAATAATTTCAGATGTTTTAAAAAATAAAAATTTATTGAAGGCTATGAGTGCAATTTCAAAAATAGCTTTAAAAAATCCTGAAATTATAGAAAAAATTAAAACAGCAACTCATGAAAAACAAATACTTGAATTGTTATCAGCTAATGATATAGAAATAGAACATAAAATTATAGCAGAAGATGTTTTAAGTCCAGAAATAAAACCTGCAAGAGAAAATGATACTTTGGAAGAAATTGCTAAAAGATTGATAATAGAACAAAAGTCAGCATTACCAGTTTTAAGAGAAGATGGTATTCTTTTAGGAGAAATAACAGAAAGAGAATTAATAGGTTTTGGTATGCCTGAACATTTATCTCTTATGAGTGATTTAAACTTCTTAACAGTAGGAGAACCTTTTGAAGAATACTTAATTAATGAAAGCACAATGACAATAAAAGATATTTATAGAAAAGATATAAAACATTTATTGATAGATAAGGATACTCCTATAATGGAAATTTGTTTTAAGATGGTATATAAGGGAATGCATAGATTATATGTTGTAAATCCAAAAGATAATAAATATCTTGGAATTATAAATAGGTCAGATATTATTAAGAAAGTGTTACATATTTAA
- a CDS encoding biotin--[acetyl-CoA-carboxylase] ligase yields MKFLKFNEIDSTNDYMKKNISSFENYDIVSAKIQTSGRGRRGNVWLSPEGMALFSFLLKPEKTLSIVESTKLPLLAGISTLTALKKIKDGAYSFKWTNDVFLNSKKLCGILIERVKDDFVVGIGINVANKIPEDIKNIAISMESDYDIDKLILKVVEEFSIYYKRFSEGKWSEIIEEINSYNFLKNKKIRVHIGDKVFEGIAKNIVEDGRIEIEMDGEIKLFSVGEIKIEKDYY; encoded by the coding sequence ATGAAATTTTTAAAATTTAATGAGATAGATTCAACCAATGACTATATGAAAAAAAATATATCTTCTTTTGAAAATTATGATATAGTATCAGCAAAAATCCAAACTTCTGGTAGAGGTAGAAGAGGTAATGTTTGGCTATCACCAGAGGGAATGGCACTTTTTAGCTTCTTGTTAAAGCCTGAAAAAACTTTATCAATAGTTGAGAGTACAAAGCTACCTTTATTAGCAGGAATTTCAACTTTAACTGCTTTAAAAAAGATAAAAGATGGAGCTTATTCTTTTAAATGGACTAATGATGTCTTTTTAAACTCTAAAAAGTTATGTGGAATTTTAATAGAAAGAGTAAAAGATGATTTTGTAGTTGGTATAGGAATAAATGTGGCTAATAAGATACCTGAAGATATTAAAAATATAGCTATCTCAATGGAAAGTGATTATGATATTGATAAATTAATTTTGAAAGTTGTAGAAGAATTTTCAATATATTATAAAAGATTTTCAGAAGGAAAATGGTCAGAAATTATAGAAGAAATCAATAGCTATAATTTTTTAAAAAATAAAAAAATAAGAGTGCATATAGGAGATAAGGTTTTTGAAGGAATAGCAAAAAATATAGTTGAAGATGGAAGAATTGAGATAGAAATGGATGGAGAAATAAAATTATTTAGTGTTGGAGAAATAAAAATAGAAAAGGATTATTATTAA
- a CDS encoding helix-turn-helix domain-containing protein: MTIGEKLKKSRNDKGMSLRELATKVELSASFLSQIEQGKASPSIENLKKIAHTLDVRVAYLIEDEEDDIRNIEHIKKENIRYIESLDSNIKMGILLSNNREKNMEPIIYEIGVDGESGRDFYSHGSSEEFIYILEGELEVYVANKKYKLSKGDSLYFKSSLKHRFKNTSKKEVKALWVVSPPTF; this comes from the coding sequence ATGACAATAGGTGAGAAATTAAAGAAAAGTAGAAACGATAAAGGAATGTCTTTAAGAGAACTTGCAACAAAGGTGGAGCTGTCAGCCAGTTTCTTATCACAAATTGAGCAAGGAAAAGCTTCTCCTTCAATAGAAAATTTAAAGAAGATAGCACATACATTAGATGTTAGAGTTGCTTATCTTATTGAAGATGAAGAAGATGATATTAGAAATATAGAACACATTAAAAAGGAAAATATAAGGTATATAGAAAGTTTAGATTCTAATATTAAAATGGGGATTTTACTTTCTAATAATAGAGAAAAAAATATGGAGCCTATAATATATGAAATAGGTGTTGATGGAGAAAGTGGAAGAGATTTTTATAGCCATGGAAGCTCTGAAGAATTTATTTATATATTAGAAGGTGAGTTAGAAGTATATGTAGCAAATAAAAAATATAAATTATCAAAAGGAGATAGCTTATACTTTAAATCTAGTTTAAAACATAGATTTAAAAATACTTCAAAAAAAGAAGTAAAAGCATTGTGGGTAGTTAGCCCACCAACATTCTAA